One genomic window of Burkholderia diffusa includes the following:
- a CDS encoding response regulator transcription factor gives MRILLISPATPEAARLDKAFRESMHGVERVDGWRDGCFAATQDRFDAIVLVEPDATAAGVPLEILPRLAASAGGAAIAVLVAGATPERRARLLHAGCDVCLVRPCSFVELHERLRALWRRSGIVARREPVRLDAATRALEERGRRLALSAREFRVVECLLREAGRPVGRDAVLRYAWDEADIEPETVNALIVRLRRKLAVHAFSARIETVARFGFRFDAGG, from the coding sequence ATGCGCATCCTGCTGATTTCTCCCGCGACGCCGGAAGCGGCGCGACTCGACAAGGCGTTTCGCGAAAGCATGCACGGCGTCGAGCGTGTCGACGGATGGCGCGACGGCTGCTTCGCGGCGACGCAGGACCGCTTCGACGCAATCGTGCTGGTCGAACCCGATGCGACTGCCGCCGGGGTGCCGCTCGAGATATTGCCGCGGCTTGCCGCATCGGCCGGCGGTGCGGCCATCGCCGTGCTTGTCGCCGGTGCGACGCCCGAACGACGCGCGCGGCTGCTGCACGCCGGATGCGACGTATGTCTTGTTCGACCTTGTTCATTCGTTGAACTGCACGAACGCTTGCGTGCGTTGTGGCGCCGCTCGGGCATCGTCGCGCGACGCGAGCCGGTGAGGCTTGACGCGGCCACGCGCGCGCTGGAGGAGCGGGGCCGGCGGCTGGCGCTGAGCGCGCGGGAATTCCGCGTCGTCGAATGCCTGCTGCGCGAGGCGGGGCGGCCGGTCGGGCGCGATGCCGTGCTGCGTTACGCATGGGACGAGGCGGATATCGAACCCGAAACCGTCAACGCACTGATCGTGCGGCTGAGACGCAAGCTCGCCGTGCACGCGTTTTCCGCACGCATCGAGACGGTTGCGCGCTTCGGGTTCAGATTCGATGCGGGCGGGTGA
- a CDS encoding sensor histidine kinase: MDATRAANFTRRWHTTTFRWLCAYAAIFSVSLLLLAGVVNVAATHTMTRDTDEVLAWQLIYFDSIPDAELPLAIHQRLEHERLHTSFYGLFDAAGRRVAGDIATLPVLRADRQGRTLDRTLVRLDGQPALVTRAMVVHRDNGMTLVVARDLSHFIQIREVAIRGLVIGGVLILIAGIAGGSMLGVRQMRRVAAIRRVTRQIAEGDLGKRLPVGRYDELDLLAHLVNHMLDEVERLMGEVRHTCDGIAHDLRTPLARVHTMLARLAEQPHCAHDPASAQLLASARDETDRLLERFRAMLRISEIGTLSRRGGFAAVDVAALLRDVFDLYEPLADVGGVAFELDAMPVDGIHGDRALLFEAFSNLADNAIKFTPPGGRVRVALHMTPNGPLVRFDDTGPGIAPDERDAVLERFYRGERTRHVHGSGLGLSIVSAVVRVHGFALRIGDSQPAGTAITVECWPRSLG; this comes from the coding sequence ATGGATGCGACCCGTGCGGCGAACTTCACGCGCCGCTGGCATACGACGACGTTTCGCTGGCTGTGCGCGTATGCGGCGATTTTCTCGGTTTCGCTGCTGTTGCTCGCGGGCGTGGTCAACGTCGCCGCGACGCATACGATGACGCGCGACACCGACGAAGTGCTCGCATGGCAACTGATCTATTTCGATTCGATTCCCGATGCGGAGCTGCCGCTCGCGATCCACCAGCGGCTCGAGCATGAACGCTTGCATACGAGTTTCTACGGCCTGTTCGACGCGGCCGGGCGCCGCGTGGCAGGTGACATCGCGACGCTGCCGGTGCTGCGCGCCGACCGGCAGGGACGCACGCTGGACCGCACGCTCGTGCGGCTCGACGGCCAGCCCGCGCTGGTCACGCGCGCGATGGTTGTGCACCGTGACAACGGGATGACGCTGGTGGTCGCGCGCGACCTGTCCCATTTCATCCAGATTCGCGAGGTCGCGATCCGCGGGCTCGTGATCGGCGGGGTGCTGATCCTGATCGCGGGCATCGCGGGCGGCAGCATGCTGGGCGTGCGGCAGATGCGTCGCGTCGCGGCGATCCGGCGCGTCACGCGACAGATCGCCGAGGGCGATCTCGGCAAACGGCTTCCGGTGGGGCGCTACGACGAACTCGACCTGCTTGCGCATCTCGTGAATCACATGCTCGACGAAGTCGAGCGGCTGATGGGCGAGGTGCGTCATACCTGCGACGGCATCGCACACGATCTGCGCACGCCGCTCGCGCGCGTGCATACGATGCTGGCGCGGCTCGCCGAGCAGCCGCATTGCGCGCACGATCCGGCGTCGGCGCAACTGCTGGCATCGGCGCGCGATGAAACCGACCGGCTGCTCGAGCGCTTTCGCGCGATGCTGCGCATCTCCGAGATCGGGACGCTGAGCCGGCGCGGCGGTTTCGCCGCGGTGGACGTCGCGGCGCTGCTGCGCGACGTATTCGATTTGTACGAGCCGCTGGCCGACGTAGGCGGCGTAGCGTTCGAACTCGATGCGATGCCCGTCGATGGCATTCATGGCGACCGCGCGTTGCTGTTCGAGGCGTTCAGCAATCTCGCGGACAACGCGATCAAGTTCACGCCGCCCGGCGGCCGCGTGCGCGTTGCGCTCCACATGACGCCGAATGGCCCGCTCGTGCGGTTCGACGACACCGGGCCCGGCATCGCACCCGACGAGCGCGACGCGGTGCTCGAGCGTTTCTATCGCGGCGAGCGCACGCGTCACGTGCACGGTTCGGGGCTCGGATTGAGCATCGTGTCGGCGGTGGTGCGCGTACACGGCTTTGCTTTGCGGATCGGCGATTCGCAACCGGCCGGCACGGCGATCACGGTCGAATGCTGGCCGCGCTCGCTCGGATGA
- a CDS encoding microcin C ABC transporter permease YejB, whose translation MWSYILKRLLLMIPTLVGVLTLTFAVIQFVPGGPVEQAVQELRKGATEQGATPFGMRAHTGVDAQQLAQLKALYGFDKPPLERYWLMLKRFARFDLGDSYFRHQSVWSLIVQKLPVSISIGLWTFFVTYLISVPLGIAKAVRNGSPFDVATSLVVLIGYAIPGFVLGVLLLVLFGGGSFWQLFPLRGLTSDNFAQLSLAGKVLDYLWHIALPITASVVGSFAVVTMLTKNAFLDEIRKQYVLTARAKGLAERTVLWKHVFRNAMLPLIVGFPAAFIGAFFTGSLLIETLFSLDGLGLLSYESVVRRDYPVVLGTLYLFTLIGLATKLISDLCYVWVDPRIQFDNLER comes from the coding sequence ATGTGGAGCTACATCCTCAAACGCCTGCTGCTGATGATCCCGACGCTCGTCGGCGTGCTCACGCTCACGTTCGCGGTGATCCAGTTCGTGCCGGGCGGCCCGGTCGAACAGGCCGTGCAGGAACTGCGCAAGGGCGCAACCGAGCAGGGCGCGACGCCGTTCGGGATGCGTGCGCATACGGGTGTCGACGCGCAGCAGCTCGCGCAGCTCAAGGCGCTGTACGGCTTCGACAAGCCGCCGCTCGAACGTTACTGGCTGATGCTGAAGCGCTTCGCGCGCTTCGACCTCGGCGACAGCTACTTTCGCCATCAGAGCGTGTGGTCGCTGATCGTGCAGAAGCTGCCGGTGTCGATCAGCATCGGGCTGTGGACGTTTTTCGTCACCTATCTGATCTCCGTGCCGCTCGGCATCGCGAAGGCCGTGCGCAACGGCTCGCCGTTCGACGTCGCGACGAGCCTCGTCGTGCTGATCGGCTATGCGATTCCGGGCTTCGTGCTCGGCGTGCTGCTGCTCGTGCTGTTCGGCGGCGGCTCGTTCTGGCAGTTGTTCCCGCTGCGCGGGCTTACGTCGGACAACTTCGCGCAGCTGTCGCTCGCCGGCAAGGTGCTCGACTATCTGTGGCACATCGCGCTGCCGATTACCGCCTCGGTCGTCGGCAGTTTCGCGGTCGTCACGATGCTGACGAAGAACGCGTTCCTCGACGAGATCCGCAAGCAATACGTGCTGACCGCGCGTGCGAAAGGCCTCGCCGAACGCACAGTGCTGTGGAAGCACGTGTTCCGCAACGCGATGCTGCCGCTGATCGTCGGGTTTCCGGCCGCGTTCATCGGCGCATTCTTCACGGGTAGCCTGCTGATCGAGACGCTGTTCTCGCTCGACGGCCTCGGGCTGCTGTCGTACGAGTCGGTCGTGCGGCGCGACTATCCGGTCGTGCTCGGCACGCTGTACCTGTTCACGCTGATCGGGCTCGCGACCAAGCTGATTTCCGACCTCTGCTACGTATGGGTCGACCCGCGCATTCAATTCGACAATCTGGAGCGCTGA
- the cyoD gene encoding cytochrome o ubiquinol oxidase subunit IV, which yields MAHSHSSQLEEGHGSVGGYVAGFILSVLLTAASFGLVMGGVLSPHASLIALAVLAFVQIVVHLVYFLHMNGSSGQRWNVMAFSYTVLTAAILIVGTLWVMHNVSMNMMSR from the coding sequence ATGGCTCATTCGCATTCGTCTCAACTCGAAGAAGGGCACGGCAGCGTCGGCGGCTATGTTGCCGGCTTCATCCTGTCGGTGCTGCTCACGGCGGCGTCGTTCGGCCTCGTGATGGGCGGCGTGCTGTCGCCGCACGCATCGCTGATCGCGCTGGCCGTACTCGCGTTCGTGCAGATCGTCGTGCACCTCGTGTACTTCCTGCACATGAACGGTTCGTCCGGCCAGCGCTGGAACGTGATGGCGTTCAGCTACACCGTGCTCACCGCGGCGATCCTGATCGTCGGCACGCTGTGGGTGATGCACAACGTCAGCATGAACATGATGTCGCGCTGA
- a CDS encoding extracellular solute-binding protein, giving the protein MTKGSPRAATARAVRAAGRTAAAWAIQAILAATAAHAAHAIAQYGEPKYPPGFKHFDYVNPDAPKGGTLVLANPNRLTSFDKFNPFTMRGNPAPGIDLLFESLATGSMDEPASAYGLLADDIAVAPDRRSVTFHLNPRARFSNGDPVTAEDVRFSFDTLKSKLAAPQFGAYFAEIAKAVVVDPATVRFEFRSANRELPLIAGGVPVFSRKWGLRADGSRIPFDQLAFEQPIGSGPYLIERYDNGRTITYRRNPAYWGADLPVRIGTDNFERIVYKLYGDGVARLEAFKAGEYDVLVEYIARNWTRRDVGKRFDSGELVKREFRQHNGAGMQGFFMNLRRPQFRDVRVRQALDLAFDFEWLNRQLFYSAYTRLDSYFADTDLQATGTPGPGELKLLEPLRAQLDPAVFGPMVTQPNTNPPGSLRANLLKARALLAQAGWTYRDGALRNAQGEPFTFEILDDSGAAMEGVVTAYQRNLAKLGIDARFRTADYALLQKRLDAFDYDMTTVRLPGVQVPGAEQFSRYASKFADEPGSDNIIGLKSPAVDTLLHALGTAQTRDDLLDATHALDRVLMHGYYAVPQWYSTTHRIAYKRTLGYPQTLPLYYSAEGWVVSTWWAKPDH; this is encoded by the coding sequence ATGACGAAGGGTTCGCCCCGGGCCGCCACCGCGCGTGCAGTACGGGCCGCCGGCCGCACGGCGGCAGCATGGGCAATACAGGCGATACTCGCCGCGACGGCCGCGCATGCGGCCCATGCGATCGCGCAGTACGGCGAGCCGAAATATCCGCCGGGCTTCAAGCACTTCGACTACGTGAACCCGGACGCGCCGAAGGGCGGCACGCTCGTGCTCGCGAACCCGAACCGGCTGACGTCGTTCGACAAGTTCAATCCGTTCACGATGCGCGGCAACCCCGCGCCGGGCATCGACTTGCTGTTCGAGAGCCTTGCGACCGGCAGCATGGACGAGCCGGCATCCGCGTACGGGCTGCTCGCCGACGACATAGCGGTCGCGCCGGACCGCCGCTCGGTCACGTTCCACCTGAACCCGCGCGCGCGCTTTTCGAACGGCGACCCGGTCACGGCCGAGGACGTCAGGTTTTCGTTCGACACGCTGAAGAGCAAGCTCGCCGCACCACAGTTCGGCGCGTATTTCGCTGAAATCGCGAAGGCCGTGGTGGTCGATCCCGCGACCGTGCGTTTCGAATTCCGCAGCGCGAACCGCGAGCTGCCGTTGATTGCCGGCGGCGTGCCGGTGTTCTCGCGCAAGTGGGGGCTGCGCGCGGACGGGTCGCGGATTCCCTTCGACCAGCTCGCGTTCGAGCAGCCGATCGGCAGCGGCCCGTACCTGATCGAGCGCTACGACAATGGCCGCACCATCACGTATCGGCGCAATCCTGCGTACTGGGGCGCCGATCTGCCGGTGCGCATCGGCACCGACAACTTCGAGCGGATCGTCTACAAGCTATACGGCGACGGCGTCGCGCGACTCGAGGCATTCAAGGCCGGCGAGTACGATGTGCTGGTCGAATACATCGCGCGCAACTGGACGCGGCGCGACGTCGGCAAGCGCTTCGACAGCGGCGAGCTCGTCAAGCGCGAATTCCGCCAGCACAACGGCGCGGGCATGCAGGGTTTCTTCATGAACCTGCGCCGGCCGCAGTTTCGCGACGTGCGCGTGCGTCAGGCGCTCGATCTCGCGTTCGACTTCGAATGGCTGAACCGCCAGCTGTTCTATAGCGCGTATACGCGTCTCGACAGCTATTTCGCCGATACCGACCTGCAGGCGACCGGCACGCCGGGCCCGGGCGAGCTGAAACTGCTGGAGCCGTTGCGCGCGCAACTCGACCCGGCCGTGTTCGGGCCGATGGTCACGCAGCCGAACACGAACCCGCCGGGCTCGCTGCGCGCGAATCTGCTGAAGGCGCGCGCGCTGCTCGCGCAGGCCGGCTGGACCTACCGCGACGGCGCATTGCGCAACGCGCAGGGCGAGCCGTTCACGTTCGAGATCCTCGACGATTCGGGCGCGGCGATGGAAGGCGTCGTGACCGCCTATCAGCGCAATCTCGCGAAGCTCGGCATCGACGCACGCTTTCGCACGGCCGATTACGCGCTGCTGCAGAAGCGGCTCGACGCGTTCGACTACGACATGACGACGGTCCGCCTGCCGGGCGTGCAGGTGCCGGGCGCCGAGCAGTTCTCCCGCTACGCCAGCAAATTCGCCGACGAACCGGGCTCCGACAACATCATCGGCCTGAAGTCGCCGGCCGTCGACACGCTGCTGCATGCGCTCGGCACCGCGCAGACGCGCGACGACCTGCTCGACGCGACGCACGCGCTCGATCGCGTGCTGATGCACGGGTATTACGCGGTTCCGCAGTGGTACAGCACGACGCACCGGATCGCGTACAAGCGCACGCTCGGCTATCCGCAGACGCTGCCGCTGTACTATTCGGCCGAGGGCTGGGTCGTGTCGACGTGGTGGGCCAAGCCCGATCACTGA
- a CDS encoding response regulator transcription factor yields the protein MRVLTVEDDAVTANEIVGELTARGFEVDWIDNGREGMMRAMSASYDAITLDRMLPGADGLAILTAIRTVGIDTPVLMLSALGDVDERIRGLRAGGDDYLTKPFDSGELSARIEVLLRRRQASGVPQQTLLTVGALELDLISRRARRGADEIALLPTEFRVLEFMMRNAGQTITRTMLFEAVWGYHFDPGTNLIDVHMGRLRKKIDPPGVAPMIQTVRGSGYMLG from the coding sequence ATGCGAGTACTGACGGTCGAAGACGATGCGGTGACCGCGAACGAGATCGTTGGCGAATTGACCGCGCGCGGGTTCGAAGTCGACTGGATCGACAACGGCCGGGAAGGGATGATGCGCGCGATGAGCGCGTCCTACGATGCGATCACGCTCGACCGGATGCTGCCGGGCGCGGACGGCCTCGCGATCCTGACCGCGATACGCACGGTCGGCATCGATACGCCGGTGTTGATGCTCAGCGCGCTCGGCGACGTCGACGAGCGCATCCGCGGGCTGCGCGCGGGCGGCGACGACTACCTGACCAAGCCGTTCGATTCGGGCGAGCTGAGTGCACGCATCGAGGTGCTGTTGCGCCGCCGGCAAGCGTCGGGCGTGCCACAGCAAACGCTGCTGACGGTCGGCGCGCTCGAGCTCGATCTCATTTCACGTCGCGCACGCCGCGGCGCCGACGAGATTGCTTTGCTGCCCACCGAGTTTCGCGTGCTCGAATTCATGATGCGCAATGCGGGGCAAACCATCACGCGCACGATGCTGTTCGAAGCCGTGTGGGGTTATCACTTCGATCCGGGCACCAACCTGATCGATGTCCACATGGGACGGCTGCGCAAGAAGATCGATCCGCCTGGCGTCGCACCGATGATCCAGACCGTGCGCGGCTCGGGCTACATGCTCGGATGA
- a CDS encoding DUF4148 domain-containing protein, whose product MKLSTTVACMLLACASTAAFAAPHLTPQECSAYPFVHTRHEVTHADLVRELAELEQVGYEPAHSGPYYPDDLDAAKRRLAAEYRTDCIHALTADAGTSTR is encoded by the coding sequence ATGAAACTGTCGACTACCGTCGCCTGCATGCTGCTCGCATGCGCCAGCACCGCCGCGTTCGCGGCGCCGCACCTGACGCCGCAGGAATGCAGCGCCTACCCGTTCGTTCACACGCGGCACGAAGTCACGCATGCGGATCTCGTGCGCGAGCTGGCCGAACTCGAGCAGGTCGGCTACGAACCCGCACACAGCGGTCCTTACTATCCCGATGATCTCGACGCTGCAAAGCGCCGGCTCGCGGCGGAGTACCGCACGGACTGCATCCATGCGCTGACGGCGGACGCGGGCACGAGCACGCGCTGA